The following are encoded together in the Diabrotica undecimpunctata isolate CICGRU chromosome 7, icDiaUnde3, whole genome shotgun sequence genome:
- the ECSIT gene encoding evolutionarily conserved signaling intermediate in Toll pathway, mitochondrial, with the protein MFLKKILRYGSVISKCKQISINNNCTRSFQLSANRYEEQKDKKSLVIKDSFENMQNKNKNSYLEMVKIFVNRDHIYRRGHVEFIYSALKNMEEFGVNKDLEVYKALLDILPKGKFIPQNMIQAEFMHYPKQQQCAIDLLEQMEDNGVMPDIEMESLLLNIFGKRGYPLRKYWRMMYWMPKFKNLSPWPVPDPLPKDTFDLAKYAIERISSVDVNSVVSVYQTIDIPDSIDDTWIVSAQSKTQRQLLSEHKIDEPIFVEGATKIWIKGNPINYFVLRGDPKPIVAEDKDPDDVSDLKVSLFNIKPPTVKHVKVIPSVHEQEDGVIFSVCATGTSSKDSLLSWIRHLEKDGYPNLGKVPVVFKLKSASREVANLETPAEEENKKIDKT; encoded by the exons atgtttttaaagaaaattttacgATATGGTTCAGTCATCTCAAAGTGTAAACAGATCTCCATTAACAATAATTGCACCAGATCTTTCCAACTTTCTGCCAATAGATATGAAgaacaaaaagataaaaagtcATTAGTtattaaagattcttttgaaaacatgcaaaataaaaataaaaattcatatcTTGAAATGGTAAAGATTTTTGTAAACAGAGATCATATTTATCGAAGGGGTCATGTAGAATTTATTTACTCAGCCTTGAAAAATATGGAGGAATTTGGTGTTAATAAAGATTTAGAAGTTTACAAAGCATTATTAGATATATTACCTAAAG GAAAATTTATTCCTCAAAATATGATCCAAGCTGAATTTATGCATTATCCCAAGCAACAACAATGTGCTATCGATCTTCTGGAACAAATGGAGGATAATGGCGTTATGCCTGACATTGAAATGGAAAgtttgttattaaatatttttgggaaAAGAGGTTATCCACTTAGAAAATACTGGAGGATGATGTACTGGATGCCTAAATTTAAAAATCTGTCTCCTTGGCCTGTACCTGATCCTTTACCAAAAGACACTTTTGATTTAGCCAAGTATGCTATTGAAAGGATTAGTAGTGTTGATGTGAACTCTGTTGTTAGTGTATACCAAACTATAGATATTCCAGATTCAATAGATGATACCTGGATTGTTAGTGCACAAAGTAAAACACAAAGACAGTTGCTTAGTGAACATAAGATAGATGAACCAATTTTCGTAGAAG GTGCTACTAAAATTTGGATAAAAGGAAACCctataaattattttgtattaagaGGAGATCCAAAACCAATTGTAGCAGAAGACAAAGATCCTGATGACGTCAGCGATTTAAAAGTatcattatttaatattaaacccCCTACAGTCAAACATGTTAAAGTTATTCCTTCAGTTCATGAACAGGAGGATGGTGTGATATTTTCAGTATGTGCAACTGGAACATCAAGTAAAGACTCTTTATTGTCATGGATTAGGCATCTTGAAAAAGATGGTTATCCTAATTTAGGCAAAGTACCTgttgtatttaaattaaaatcagCTTCTAGGGAAGTAGCCAATTTAGAAACACCTGCagaagaagaaaataagaaaatagatAAAACATAG